A single region of the Grus americana isolate bGruAme1 chromosome 3, bGruAme1.mat, whole genome shotgun sequence genome encodes:
- the CCR6 gene encoding C-C chemokine receptor type 6, protein MNFTEPRTIDYPYYSDYASLIMQPCSKLEVRNFTKAFLPVAYSLICIIGLVGNIFVVMTFTLYERTKSMTDVYLLNMAIADILFVLTLPLWAVNYAADKWIFGDFICKMTRGIYAINFSCGMLLLAFISVDRYIAIVQATKSFKLRARTLAYSKVICLVVWVSSILISSSSFLYSESYSFSTNETKEICDQRFDRISDSTMLKSLLLCIQVGFGFFIPFIFMIFCYAFIVKSLQQAQNSKRNKAIRVIILIVAIFLVCQVPYNIVLLVTAVNMGKIDKSCDNDKIMAYAKYTTEAIAFLHCCVNPVLYAFIGVKFRSHFVKIMKDLWCMRYKKYNKRSSKTNSDIYHSRQTSEILTDNASSFTL, encoded by the exons ATGAATTTT ACAGAGCCTCGTACCATAGATTATCCATATTATTCAGACTATGCTTCTCTAATCATGCAACCTTGTTCTAAGTTGGAAGTCAGGAACTtcacaaaagcatttctgcCGGTTGCGTATTCATTGATTTGTATCATCGGCCTAGTTGGCAACATCTTTGTAGTGATGACCTTTACTTTATATGAAAGAACCAAGTCCATGACGGATGTGTACCTCCTCAACATGGCGATAGCAGACATACTGTTCGTTCTGACTCTCCCACTGTGGGCAGTGAATTATGCTGCTGACAAATGGATTTTCGGtgatttcatttgcaaaatgacCAGAGGTATCTATGCAATCAACTTCAGCTGCGGCATGCTGCTTTTGGCCTTTATCAGCGTGGACCGGTACATTGCTATCGTGCAAGCAACAAAGTCATTTAAACTCAGGGCAAGAACGCTCGCATATAGTAAAGTCATTTGTTTGGTCGTGTGGGTATCATCGATTTTAATCTCTAGTTCCTCTTTTCTATACAGTGAAAGTTACAGCTTCTCCACCAATGAAACCAAAGAAATTTGTGATCAAAGATTTGACAGAATCTCTGATAGCACGatgctgaaatcactgctgctgTGTATACAAGTTGGATTTGGATTTTTTATACCTTTCATATTCATGATTTTTTGCTATGCATTCATTGTCAAATCCTTACAACAAGCTCAGaattccaaaagaaacaaagcaatcCGTGTGATCATATTAATTGTAGCTATTTTCCTAGTTTGCCAGGTACCTTATAACATTGTTCTTCTTGTAACAGCTGTAAATATGGGCAAGATAGACAAATCTTGTGACAATGACAAGATAATGGCCTATGCAAAATACACCACTGAAGCCATAGCATTTTTACACTGTTGTGTGAACCCTGTGCTCTATGCATTTATTGGAGTGAAGTTCAGAAGTCATTTTGTGAAGATAATGAAGGACCTGTGGTGCATGAGATACAAGAAATACAATAAACGTAGTTCAAAGACAAATTCTGATATTTATCATTCAAGACAAACTAGTGAAATTCTGACTGACAATGCATCTTCTTTTACTCTGTAA